The following coding sequences lie in one Rutidosis leptorrhynchoides isolate AG116_Rl617_1_P2 chromosome 4, CSIRO_AGI_Rlap_v1, whole genome shotgun sequence genomic window:
- the LOC139845622 gene encoding ras-related protein Rab7-like, which produces MASRRRMLLKVIILGDSGVGKTSLMNQYVNRKFSNQYKATIGADFLTKEVQFEDRLFTMQIWDTAGQERFQSLGVAFYRGADCCVLVYDVNVLKSFESLSNWRDEFLLQASPADPENFPFVLLGNKVDVDGGNGRMVSKRKAKAWCASKGDIPYFETSAKEGTNVEAAFQCIATNALKNEPQDQTYFPDTVDVIGEGHHHRSFGCEC; this is translated from the exons ATGGCTTCTCGAAGGAGAATGCTTCTAAAAGTCATCATCCTCGGTGACAGCGG GGTTGGGAAGACGTCACTGATGAACCA GTATGTGAATCGTAAGTTTAGCAATCAGTATAAGGCAACTATTGGAGCTGATTTCTTAACAAAAGAAGTTCAGTTTGAAGATAGGCTGTTCACAATGCAG ATATGGGACACTGCTGGTCAAGAGAGGTTTCAAAGTCTTGGTGTAGCGTTCTATAGAGGTGCTGATTGTTGTGTTCTTGTATATGATGTGAACGTCCTGAAATCATTCGAGTCTCTCAGCAACTGGCGTGATGAATTTCTGCTTCAG GCGAGTCCTGCTGATCCGGAGAACTTTCCATTTGTTTTGTTGGGGAATAAAGTAGACGTTGATGGAGGCAATGGTCGAATG GTTTCTAAAAGGAAAGCAAAGGCATGGTGTGCCTCCAAGGGAGATATACCTTACTTTGAGACGTCTGCAAAAGAAGGAACTAATGTAGAAGCTGCTTTTCAATGTATAGCAACAAATGCTCTTAAGAATGAACCCCAGGATCAAAC GTATTTTCCTGATACAGTTGATGTTATTGGTGAAGGGCATCATCACAGGTCTTTTGGGTGTGAATGTTGA